One Rhododendron vialii isolate Sample 1 chromosome 2a, ASM3025357v1 genomic region harbors:
- the LOC131315854 gene encoding protein FAR1-RELATED SEQUENCE 7-like, translating to MNREEFGNIMTVRAKPTGTLLVKNNGHREDEGESKLEPQVGLEFDSAEEAQEFYNLYATQAGFRIRIGQLYRSRVDGTVISRRFVCSKEGFQTNSRTGCPAFIRVQKSDSGKWVLANIKVEHNHELGHPGEIRPPHIQRKALPAPRSSIAVSTRTGIRSLEEEDGRPSPSGAIDVKRLKTEEAEEIPKVEPCKGLEFGSANEAYKFYYAYAASFGFKVRIGQLFRSKHDGSITSRRFVCSKEGHQHPSRVGCGAFMRIQRQDTGRWVVDRLQKEHNHDLDSPMDASRLIAAPPKGFKEEVSSGLENLDLVETNGGFNLVKIVHQSNVGSDWYPVLQEYFQSRQAEDTGFFNAVQVDDGKCMSIFWADGRSRFSCAQFGDAIVFDTSYRSSSYLVPFASFIGINHHRQPVLLGCALIAEESEESFTWVFQAWLRAMSGRRPLSIVADQDKAIQQSIAQVFPGTHHRFSTWQIKAKEQQYLGAFLSMDAGFKYEYEACVCQSQTPNEFDSAWNVLLNKYDLNENAWLKEMYRTRKSWVPLYIRSTFFAGIPIDGSMKSFFGTFLNSHTPLNEFVLRYEKAVEQRREEERKEDFNSFNLQVVLHTKDPIEDQGRRLYTVTMFKTFQKELLDCYGYVGIKINVEGVISRYLVQKCGNGGDERNTVAFNTSNQNVSCSCKMFEFEGVLCRHALKVFQIMNKTELPSRYILHRWTKSAKYGILRDVDSGGGSQDFRALMLWTLREEARNYIEAGAASIERYKLAFEIMQEGRRNLCWQN from the coding sequence ATGAATCGAGAAGAGTTTGGGAATATTATGACTGTGAGAGCAAAACCAACAGGTACGCTGCTTGTGAAAAACAATGGTCACAGAGAGGATGAAGGGGAGTCCAAGCTTGAACCCCAAGTGGGGCTAGAATTTGATTCAGCTGAAGAAGCCCAGGAGTTTTATAATTTATATGCAACGCAAGCGGGATTCCGAATTAGGATTGGTCAGTTGTACCGGTCCAGAGTGGATGGAACAGTTATTTCTCGACGATTTGTGTGTTCGAAAGAGGGTTTCCAAACCAATTCTAGAACGGGTTGTCCAGCCTTCATAAGGGTACAAAAAAGTGATTCTGGGAAGTGGGTCCTTGCCAATATCAAGGTTGAGCACAATCACGAGCTTGGACACCCAGGGGAGATTCGCCCACCCCATATACAAAGGAAAGCCCTTCCAGCTCCAAGATCTTCAATTGCTGTGTCCACTAGGACTGGGATAAGATCACTAGAAGAGGAGGATGGGCGTCCTAGCCCATCAGGTGCCATTGATGTCAAACGCCTCAAAACAGAAGAAGCTGAAGAAATACCCAAAGTCGAACCATGCAAAGGTCTTGAATTTGGTTCTGCTAATGAAGCCTACAAATTTTACTATGCATATGCGGCTAGCTTTGGCTTCAAAGTCCGGATTGGTCAGTTGTTCCGTTCGAAACATGACGGATCAATTACCTCTAGAAGATTTGTGTGCTCCAAGGAAGGGCATCAACACCCTTCAAGAGTAGGTTGTGGTGCATTCATGAGGATACAGAGGCAAGACACAGGAAGATGGGTAGTTGATCGGCTTCAAAAAGAACACAATCATGATCTTGATTCTCCAATGGACGCTAGTAGGCTAATTGCTGCCCCTCCAAAGGGTTTTAAAGAGGAAGTAAGTAGTGGGTTGGAAAATTTGGATTTAGTTGAAACAAATGGTGGCTTCAACCTTGTCAAAATAGTCCATCAAAGTAATGTTGGAAGTGATTGGTACCCGGTGCTTCAGGAGTATTTTCAGTCTCGTCAAGCAGAAGATACAGGATTCTTTAATGCAGTGCAGGTTGATGATGGCAAATGCATGAGCATTTTCTGGGCTGATGGCCGGTCTAGATTTTCTTGCGCGCAATTCGGTGATGCCATTGTTTTTGATACCTCGTACAGAAGCAGTAGTTATTTGGTTCCATTTGCTTCGTTTATTGGAATTAACCACCATAGGCAACCTGTTCTTCTTGGGTGTGCTTTGATTGCTGAGGAATCCGAGGAATCTTTTACTTGGGTTTTTCAGGCATGGCTTAGGGCAATGTCAGGTCGTCGTCCTTTGTCGATAGTAGCTGACCAAGACAAGGCCATCCAACAGTCAATTGCACAAGTTTTTCCCGGTACACATCATCGTTTTTCAACATGGCAAATTAAGGCAAAGGAACAGCAGTATTTGGGTGCATTTCTTTCAATGGATGCCGGGTTCAAATATGAGTACGAGGCTTGCGTTTGTCAGAGTCAAACACCTAACGAATTTGATTCCGCATGGAATGTGCTTCTAAACAAATATGACTTGAACGAGAATGCTTGGTTGAAGGAAATGTACAGAACTCGCAAAAGTTGGGTTCCATTGTATATAAGGAGTACATTCTTTGCTGGTATCCCTATTGATGGAAGCATGAAATCATTTTTCGGTACGTTTTTGAATTCCCATACACCTCTGAATGAATTTGTTTTACGATATGAAAAAGCTGTTGAGCAACGTCGCGAGGaggaaagaaaggaagattTTAACTCATTTAACTTGCAAGTTGTTCTGCACACAAAAGACCCGATTGAAGATCAAGGCAGAAGGCTTTACACAGTCACAATGTTCAAAACATTCCAGAAAGAGCTTTTGGATTGTTACGGTTACGTCGGCATAAAGATTAATGTGGAAGGTGTTATCAGTCGGTATTTGGTGCAGAAGTGTGGTAATGGAGGGGATGAGAGGAATACTGTTGCCTTCAACACATCTAATCAAAATGTCAGTTGTAGTTGtaaaatgtttgaatttgaaGGGGTGCTTTGTAGGCATGCATTAAAAGTCTTCCAGATAATGAACAAAACAGAACTTCCATCTCGCTATATTTTGCACCGGTGGACAAAAAGTGCCAAGTATGGTATTCTACGGGATGTTGATTCAGGTGGTGGGTCCCAAGATTTCAGGGCCTTGATGCTGTGGACTTTAAGAGAAGAAGCCCGTAACTACATTGAGGCAGGGGCAGCATCTATAGAAAGATACAAACTGGCTTTTGAGATTATGCAAGAGGGTAGAAGAAACCTTTGTTGGCAAAACTAA
- the LOC131316582 gene encoding F-box/LRR-repeat protein At5g02910-like isoform X3, with amino-acid sequence MMITRQSDSGGEGNNITVIGKWNLCKRECLMNRCNCKVDRISQLPEPIIHHILSFLHTEDAVCTSILSKRWRGMWCTFPVFDFQLDEYSYLAKHGIKDCEAEASKDEFLSFVEESLNRRLLHKFSIHKFRMSMSFSNLEHLTPWMDRWLAIIIGRNVKELELEVPRHETNGLYSVPPFVLGAKSITVLKLSRCDLHLTLAAGISKFSQLRELHLGKMHINQWMIQTFTSSCPLIEILELSLCIGLDCLCLPSSLLQLNKVVLRNCHWLKTVQIEVPNLVDYIFQKSSDIAWKISMFACGKSRDYFFKNSSDITSKINMVACGKSLRKLSLLIDTLTEEEFQSLMSVTPNVEFMELSYLKRFSRLKISSQKLKRLVLKDCKKSLVTEIDTPNLVSVEHTCYRRYLCINYINTSHLREVYLESELASHHIGWFTKLKDFLTSFPYSENFRAVVVCSKNVSIHDKLREFFLPPLYNLKDLNPQIIISSRAFTEVLNRIFYACHHDTLSLISMCSCSKDLEVFLNIANILLNLINLCTILVYSFNLQLLYHTIVEQEENSERYGGRRRNWRHFLGGFEIENLEGTKEKRTSPWRDFLKSYSSVPYQVVALRLEWKCLNIEWKVSRVMF; translated from the exons ATGATGATTACAAGGCAATCGGATTCTGGCGGTGAAg GGAACAATATCACTGTCATTGGAAAATGGAATCTGTGCAAGAGAGAATGTTTGATGAATCGTTGCAATTGTAAGGTTGACAGGATTTCTCAACTGCCGGAACCAATCATTCACCACATCCTTTCTTTCCTCCACACAGAAGATGCAGTTTGTACGAGTATACTGTCAAAGCGGTGGCGTGGCATGTGGTGCACCTTCCCTGTTTTTGATTTTCAGTTAGATGAGTATTCATACTTAGCTAAGCACGGTATCAAAGATTGTGAAGCTGAGGCATCAAAAGATGAGTTTCTGAGTTTTGTAGAGGAATCTCTGAATCGAAGGCTTCTGCACAAGTTCAGTATTCATAAATTTCGGATGTCAATGAGCTTCTCAAATTTGGAACATTTGACCCCTTGGATGGACCGCTGGCTTGCCATCATTATTGGGAGGAATGTGAAAGAGTTGGAACTAGAAGTCCCCCGTCATGAGACTAATGGACTTTACAGTGTGCCTCCGTTTGTACTTGGTGCTAAATCTATAACAGTGCTAAAGTTGTCGAGATGTGATTTACATCTTACCTTAGCTGCTGGTATCAGCAAATTTTCTCAATTGCGAGAGTTGCATCTCGGAAAAATGCACATCAATCAATGGATGATCCAAACTTTCACCTCTTCTTGTCCTTTGATAGAGATTTTGGAATTGAGTCTCTGCATTGGGCTGGATTGTCTTTGCCTGCCTTCAAGCCTACTTCAACTCAATAAGGTTGTGCTGAGAAATTGCCATTGGCTTAAAACTGTGCAGATAGAGGTGCCTAATCTCGTTGattacatttttcaaaaatcatctGATATTGCATGGAAGATCAGCATGTTTGCTTGCGGCAAGTCTCgtgattacttttttaaaaattcatctGATATTACAAGCAAGATCAACATGGTTGCTTGCGGCAAGTCTCTTAGGAAGTTATCACTACTCATCGATACATTGACAGAGGAGGAATTCCAAAGTCTAATGTCTGTCACTCCTAATGTCGAGTTTATGGAGTTAAGCTACCTTAAACGATTCTCAAGACTCAAGATTTCAAGTCAAAAGCTAAAGCGACTAGTTCTGAAAGACTGCAAGAAGTCGTTGGTTACTGAAATTGACACTCCAAACCTAGTGTCGGTTGAACATACTTGCTATCGAAGGTACCTGTGCATCAATTACATCAACACCTCACATCTCCGGGAAGTTTACTTGGAATCCGAACTTGCAAGTCATCACATTGGTTGGTTCACTAAACTGAAGGACTTTCTCACAAGCTTCCCTTACTCTGAAAATTTCAGAGCGGTAGTTGTCTGCTCCAAG AATGTCAGTATTCATGATAAGTTAAGAGAATTCTTTCTTCCGCCACTCTATAACCTCAAGGATCTGAATCCTCAAATTATTATTTCTTCAAGGGCTTTTACAGAAGTATTAAATCGTATATTTTACGCATGCCACCATGATACTTTATCTCTTATATCAATGTGCTCATGCAGCAAAGATCTCGAGGTATTTCTTAATATTGCAAATATTTTGCTAAATCTGATAAATTTGTGCACTATACTTGTTTATTCATTCAATTTACAGTTGTTATATCACACAatagtggagcaagaagaaAACAGTGAACGTTATGGAGGTAGAAGAAGAAACTGGAGGCACTTTCTTGGTGGATTTGAGATCGAGAATCTTGAAGGCACCAAAGAGAAGAGGACATCCCCGTGGAGAGATTTCTTAAAGTCATATTCAAGTGTTCCATACCAGGTGGTTGCACTTAGGTTAGAATGGAAATGCTTGAACATTGAGTGGAAAGTTTCACGTGTGAtgttttag
- the LOC131316229 gene encoding F-box/kelch-repeat protein At3g06240-like, which produces MKKKTTTASNSDTIIYPIWRNLPSKIIAEVLSRLPIKSLCRFRCVSPKTHLHITNTANKPQKTLLISTSCKLFSVDFTDESPTAKRLGSGPSGSGNWVQVFGSCNGLVLVCGEGIDSYFLSNPFTGECKKLLEPPFLDISSSDQSPFFLAGLGYESSTDDYKVVMLLGFDGLHFYILGEHLHGSYFNERLHWLCSSTGDFDGPKVIVAFDLCDEIFKEVQLPAPFDNDGYSYYQLVVLRGCLCLVVWPFIDYGIEVWIMKKYGRKTNLYWEHLA; this is translated from the exons atgaagaagaagacgacTACTGCATCCAACAGCGACACCATCATTTACCCCATCTGGAGGAACCTTCCATCGAAGATCATCGCCGAAGTACTTTCTCGACTACCCATCAAGTCTCTCTGTCGATTCAGGTGTGTTTCTCCCAAGACCCACCTTCATATAACCAATACTGCCAACAAACCTCAAAAAACCCTTCTTATTTCCACCTCTTGCAAGCTCTTCTCCGTAGACTTCACCGACGAAAGCCCGACCGCGAAAAGGCTTGGTTCGGGGCCCTCGGGCTCAGGAAACTGGGTCCAAGTTTTTGGCTCTTGCAATGGCTTGGTTCTAGTTTGTGGTGAAGGTATTGATTCCTACTTCTTGTCGAATCCATTCACTGGAGAATGTAAGAAACTGCTCGAACCACCTTTTCTTGACATCTCTTCGTCTGACCAGTCCCCGTTTTTCCTGGCTGGTTTGGGTTATGAATCATCTACGGATGATTACAAGGTTGTGATGCTCCTTGGATTTGACG GTTTACATTTTTATATCCTTGGTGAACATCTTCATGGGAGTTACTTTAATGAGCGTCTCCATTGGCTTTGTTCGAGCACTGGTGATTTCGATGGTCCTAAAGTTATTGTTGCTTTTGATTTGTGCGATGAGATTTTCAAGGAAGTGCAGCTGCCTGCTCCGTTTGATAATGATGGGTATAGCTATTACCAGTTGGTGGTTCTCAGGGGTTGTCTCTGTTTGGTTGTTTGGCCTTTTATTGACTATGGAATTGAAGTTTGGATAATGAAGAAGTATGGG CGGAAGACAAATTTGTATTGGGAACATTTGGCATGA
- the LOC131316582 gene encoding F-box/LRR-repeat protein At5g02910-like isoform X2: MTSLCSWIHIISINKRESNVHPLEQNCTRVCIRNRRFETRNNITVIGKWNLCKRECLMNRCNCKVDRISQLPEPIIHHILSFLHTEDAVCTSILSKRWRGMWCTFPVFDFQLDEYSYLAKHGIKDCEAEASKDEFLSFVEESLNRRLLHKFSIHKFRMSMSFSNLEHLTPWMDRWLAIIIGRNVKELELEVPRHETNGLYSVPPFVLGAKSITVLKLSRCDLHLTLAAGISKFSQLRELHLGKMHINQWMIQTFTSSCPLIEILELSLCIGLDCLCLPSSLLQLNKVVLRNCHWLKTVQIEVPNLVDYIFQKSSDIAWKISMFACGKSRDYFFKNSSDITSKINMVACGKSLRKLSLLIDTLTEEEFQSLMSVTPNVEFMELSYLKRFSRLKISSQKLKRLVLKDCKKSLVTEIDTPNLVSVEHTCYRRYLCINYINTSHLREVYLESELASHHIGWFTKLKDFLTSFPYSENFRAVVVCSKNVSIHDKLREFFLPPLYNLKDLNPQIIISSRAFTEVLNRIFYACHHDTLSLISMCSCSKDLELLYHTIVEQEENSERYGGRRRNWRHFLGGFEIENLEGTKEKRTSPWRDFLKSYSSVPYQVVALRLEWKCLNIEWKVSRVMF; this comes from the exons atgacatcactttgtagtTGGATCCACATTATTTCAATCaataagagagagagtaatgttcaccctcttgaacaaaattgcactcgagTTTGCATTAGGAATCGGAGATTTGAAACAA GGAACAATATCACTGTCATTGGAAAATGGAATCTGTGCAAGAGAGAATGTTTGATGAATCGTTGCAATTGTAAGGTTGACAGGATTTCTCAACTGCCGGAACCAATCATTCACCACATCCTTTCTTTCCTCCACACAGAAGATGCAGTTTGTACGAGTATACTGTCAAAGCGGTGGCGTGGCATGTGGTGCACCTTCCCTGTTTTTGATTTTCAGTTAGATGAGTATTCATACTTAGCTAAGCACGGTATCAAAGATTGTGAAGCTGAGGCATCAAAAGATGAGTTTCTGAGTTTTGTAGAGGAATCTCTGAATCGAAGGCTTCTGCACAAGTTCAGTATTCATAAATTTCGGATGTCAATGAGCTTCTCAAATTTGGAACATTTGACCCCTTGGATGGACCGCTGGCTTGCCATCATTATTGGGAGGAATGTGAAAGAGTTGGAACTAGAAGTCCCCCGTCATGAGACTAATGGACTTTACAGTGTGCCTCCGTTTGTACTTGGTGCTAAATCTATAACAGTGCTAAAGTTGTCGAGATGTGATTTACATCTTACCTTAGCTGCTGGTATCAGCAAATTTTCTCAATTGCGAGAGTTGCATCTCGGAAAAATGCACATCAATCAATGGATGATCCAAACTTTCACCTCTTCTTGTCCTTTGATAGAGATTTTGGAATTGAGTCTCTGCATTGGGCTGGATTGTCTTTGCCTGCCTTCAAGCCTACTTCAACTCAATAAGGTTGTGCTGAGAAATTGCCATTGGCTTAAAACTGTGCAGATAGAGGTGCCTAATCTCGTTGattacatttttcaaaaatcatctGATATTGCATGGAAGATCAGCATGTTTGCTTGCGGCAAGTCTCgtgattacttttttaaaaattcatctGATATTACAAGCAAGATCAACATGGTTGCTTGCGGCAAGTCTCTTAGGAAGTTATCACTACTCATCGATACATTGACAGAGGAGGAATTCCAAAGTCTAATGTCTGTCACTCCTAATGTCGAGTTTATGGAGTTAAGCTACCTTAAACGATTCTCAAGACTCAAGATTTCAAGTCAAAAGCTAAAGCGACTAGTTCTGAAAGACTGCAAGAAGTCGTTGGTTACTGAAATTGACACTCCAAACCTAGTGTCGGTTGAACATACTTGCTATCGAAGGTACCTGTGCATCAATTACATCAACACCTCACATCTCCGGGAAGTTTACTTGGAATCCGAACTTGCAAGTCATCACATTGGTTGGTTCACTAAACTGAAGGACTTTCTCACAAGCTTCCCTTACTCTGAAAATTTCAGAGCGGTAGTTGTCTGCTCCAAG AATGTCAGTATTCATGATAAGTTAAGAGAATTCTTTCTTCCGCCACTCTATAACCTCAAGGATCTGAATCCTCAAATTATTATTTCTTCAAGGGCTTTTACAGAAGTATTAAATCGTATATTTTACGCATGCCACCATGATACTTTATCTCTTATATCAATGTGCTCATGCAGCAAAGATCTCGAG TTGTTATATCACACAatagtggagcaagaagaaAACAGTGAACGTTATGGAGGTAGAAGAAGAAACTGGAGGCACTTTCTTGGTGGATTTGAGATCGAGAATCTTGAAGGCACCAAAGAGAAGAGGACATCCCCGTGGAGAGATTTCTTAAAGTCATATTCAAGTGTTCCATACCAGGTGGTTGCACTTAGGTTAGAATGGAAATGCTTGAACATTGAGTGGAAAGTTTCACGTGTGAtgttttag
- the LOC131316582 gene encoding F-box/LRR-repeat protein At5g02910-like isoform X1 has translation MTSLCSWIHIISINKRESNVHPLEQNCTRVCIRNRRFETRNNITVIGKWNLCKRECLMNRCNCKVDRISQLPEPIIHHILSFLHTEDAVCTSILSKRWRGMWCTFPVFDFQLDEYSYLAKHGIKDCEAEASKDEFLSFVEESLNRRLLHKFSIHKFRMSMSFSNLEHLTPWMDRWLAIIIGRNVKELELEVPRHETNGLYSVPPFVLGAKSITVLKLSRCDLHLTLAAGISKFSQLRELHLGKMHINQWMIQTFTSSCPLIEILELSLCIGLDCLCLPSSLLQLNKVVLRNCHWLKTVQIEVPNLVDYIFQKSSDIAWKISMFACGKSRDYFFKNSSDITSKINMVACGKSLRKLSLLIDTLTEEEFQSLMSVTPNVEFMELSYLKRFSRLKISSQKLKRLVLKDCKKSLVTEIDTPNLVSVEHTCYRRYLCINYINTSHLREVYLESELASHHIGWFTKLKDFLTSFPYSENFRAVVVCSKNVSIHDKLREFFLPPLYNLKDLNPQIIISSRAFTEVLNRIFYACHHDTLSLISMCSCSKDLEVFLNIANILLNLINLCTILVYSFNLQLLYHTIVEQEENSERYGGRRRNWRHFLGGFEIENLEGTKEKRTSPWRDFLKSYSSVPYQVVALRLEWKCLNIEWKVSRVMF, from the exons atgacatcactttgtagtTGGATCCACATTATTTCAATCaataagagagagagtaatgttcaccctcttgaacaaaattgcactcgagTTTGCATTAGGAATCGGAGATTTGAAACAA GGAACAATATCACTGTCATTGGAAAATGGAATCTGTGCAAGAGAGAATGTTTGATGAATCGTTGCAATTGTAAGGTTGACAGGATTTCTCAACTGCCGGAACCAATCATTCACCACATCCTTTCTTTCCTCCACACAGAAGATGCAGTTTGTACGAGTATACTGTCAAAGCGGTGGCGTGGCATGTGGTGCACCTTCCCTGTTTTTGATTTTCAGTTAGATGAGTATTCATACTTAGCTAAGCACGGTATCAAAGATTGTGAAGCTGAGGCATCAAAAGATGAGTTTCTGAGTTTTGTAGAGGAATCTCTGAATCGAAGGCTTCTGCACAAGTTCAGTATTCATAAATTTCGGATGTCAATGAGCTTCTCAAATTTGGAACATTTGACCCCTTGGATGGACCGCTGGCTTGCCATCATTATTGGGAGGAATGTGAAAGAGTTGGAACTAGAAGTCCCCCGTCATGAGACTAATGGACTTTACAGTGTGCCTCCGTTTGTACTTGGTGCTAAATCTATAACAGTGCTAAAGTTGTCGAGATGTGATTTACATCTTACCTTAGCTGCTGGTATCAGCAAATTTTCTCAATTGCGAGAGTTGCATCTCGGAAAAATGCACATCAATCAATGGATGATCCAAACTTTCACCTCTTCTTGTCCTTTGATAGAGATTTTGGAATTGAGTCTCTGCATTGGGCTGGATTGTCTTTGCCTGCCTTCAAGCCTACTTCAACTCAATAAGGTTGTGCTGAGAAATTGCCATTGGCTTAAAACTGTGCAGATAGAGGTGCCTAATCTCGTTGattacatttttcaaaaatcatctGATATTGCATGGAAGATCAGCATGTTTGCTTGCGGCAAGTCTCgtgattacttttttaaaaattcatctGATATTACAAGCAAGATCAACATGGTTGCTTGCGGCAAGTCTCTTAGGAAGTTATCACTACTCATCGATACATTGACAGAGGAGGAATTCCAAAGTCTAATGTCTGTCACTCCTAATGTCGAGTTTATGGAGTTAAGCTACCTTAAACGATTCTCAAGACTCAAGATTTCAAGTCAAAAGCTAAAGCGACTAGTTCTGAAAGACTGCAAGAAGTCGTTGGTTACTGAAATTGACACTCCAAACCTAGTGTCGGTTGAACATACTTGCTATCGAAGGTACCTGTGCATCAATTACATCAACACCTCACATCTCCGGGAAGTTTACTTGGAATCCGAACTTGCAAGTCATCACATTGGTTGGTTCACTAAACTGAAGGACTTTCTCACAAGCTTCCCTTACTCTGAAAATTTCAGAGCGGTAGTTGTCTGCTCCAAG AATGTCAGTATTCATGATAAGTTAAGAGAATTCTTTCTTCCGCCACTCTATAACCTCAAGGATCTGAATCCTCAAATTATTATTTCTTCAAGGGCTTTTACAGAAGTATTAAATCGTATATTTTACGCATGCCACCATGATACTTTATCTCTTATATCAATGTGCTCATGCAGCAAAGATCTCGAGGTATTTCTTAATATTGCAAATATTTTGCTAAATCTGATAAATTTGTGCACTATACTTGTTTATTCATTCAATTTACAGTTGTTATATCACACAatagtggagcaagaagaaAACAGTGAACGTTATGGAGGTAGAAGAAGAAACTGGAGGCACTTTCTTGGTGGATTTGAGATCGAGAATCTTGAAGGCACCAAAGAGAAGAGGACATCCCCGTGGAGAGATTTCTTAAAGTCATATTCAAGTGTTCCATACCAGGTGGTTGCACTTAGGTTAGAATGGAAATGCTTGAACATTGAGTGGAAAGTTTCACGTGTGAtgttttag